A portion of the Juglans microcarpa x Juglans regia isolate MS1-56 chromosome 1D, Jm3101_v1.0, whole genome shotgun sequence genome contains these proteins:
- the LOC121242782 gene encoding haloacid dehalogenase-like hydrolase domain-containing protein At2g33255 — protein sequence MRLSSLSKSLLFLHPKPQFPMANLTTTIATSTPRARLKGIVFDMDGTLTVPAIDFAAMYKAVLGGDEYRRIKAESPSGIDILHHIENWSPDKQQKAYETITDFERQGLDRLQIMPGAAELCGFLDSKQLRRGLITRNVKESVDLFHKRFGITFCPALSREFRPYKPDPAPLLHICSVWEVLPNEVMMVGDSLKDDVACGKQAGAFTCLLDETGRYDSPVYANVDLKPDFKVSSLNEVYSLLNEHFDLAP from the exons ATGCGCTTATCGTCCTTATCCAAGTCCCTTCTCTTCTTGCACCCAAAACCCCAGTTTCCAATGGCCAATCTTACCACCACCATCGCCACTTCCACTCCAAGGGCTCGTCTCAAGGGCATCGTCTTCGACATGGACGGAACCCTGACGGTCCCCGCCATCGATTTCGCCGCAATGTACAAGGCTGTGCTCGGCGGCGACGAGTACCGTCGAATCAAGGCGGAGAGCCCATCCGGTATTGACATCTTGCACCACATTGAGAACTGGAGCCCCGATAAGCAGCAGAAGGCCTACGAGACCATCACCGATTTCGAGCGCCAGGGTCTCGATCGCCTCCAAATCATGCCCG GTGCAGCGGAACTCTGTGGCTTTCTTGATTCAAAACAACTAAG AAGGGGATTAATTACTCGCAATGTTAAGGAATCTGTTGATTTGTTTCATAAACGGTTTGGG ATTACATTTTGTCCAGCTCTTAGCAGGGAATTCCGTCCTTATAAACCAGATCCAGCACCCCTACTGCATATCTGTTCGGTCTGGGAAGTTCTACCAAATGAAGTAATGATGGTTGGCGATAGTCTTAAGGATGAT GTTGCTTGTGGGAAGCAAGCGGGAGCATTTACCTGCTTGCTTGATGAAACAGGGAGGTATGACTCCCCTGTTTATGCTAATGTGGATCTAAAGCCAGATTTCAAGGTGTCTTCCCTTAATGAAGTTTACTCACTATTGAATGAACATTTCGACCTGGCGCCATAA
- the LOC121242756 gene encoding uncharacterized protein LOC121242756 isoform X2, whose amino-acid sequence MSDPDDSNLLIHQEPPPSLLHVPDIDHDLHDSLEANNFALLRLNSNSNFSSKPDDHLHHHHKACSTCGCTRSFKRRPPSLSSSFQDSLTTTIPSSNSEPTKPKKLFLDQDYLTLLGFSKLSLPPSAPAQTQPPSLPLFHPVLCRSASDPFNSPPSKNAVVLPPMDSLAAESGFPVLNSNPHSPEHARTGVIQVTPPSNSRLPPLPPTLRRSISDPNPSTAKTHPWSSSSGDASGGLSKEKTPNSKRLRRMKDRMNEMNKWCEQVIREQQEEEDGGAEYNNAATKDDPLPDFEESVFVERVGEGLTVRFKCPCGKGYQILLSGRDCYYKLM is encoded by the exons ATGAGTGATCCCGATGACAGTAACCTTTTAATTCATCAAGAACCACCACCCTCTTTGCTACATGTCCCTGATATTGATCATGATTTGCATGACTCGTTGGAGGCTAACAACTTCGCTTTGCTCCGCCTCAACAGCAACAGCAACTTCAGCTCCAAACCCGACgaccacctccaccaccaccacaaggCTTGCTCCACTTGCGGCTGCACTCGTTCCTTCAAACGCCGCCCTCcctccctttcttcttctttccaagACTCCCTCACCACCACCATCCCCTCCTCCAACTCCGAACCCACCAAGCCCAAGAAGCTCTTCCTCGACCAGGACTACCTCACCCTCCTCGGCTTCTCCAAGCTCTCCCTACCCCCCTCCGCTCCTGCCCAAACCCAACCTCCTTCCCTGCCCCTGTTCCACCCTGTTCTCTGTCGCTCCGCTTCTGACCCTTTCAACTCCCCCCCCTCCAAGAACGCTGTTGTCCTGCCTCCGATGGATTCCCTTGCTGCTGAGTCAGGTTTCCCCGTCCTCAACTCGAACCCTCATTCCCCGGAGCATGCGAGGACTGGTGTCATTCAGGTCACACCGCCGTCGAATTCCCGGTTGCCTCCTCTTCCTCCGACTCTGCGTCGGTCGATTTCGGACCCGAATCCGTCAACGGCGAAGACCCACCCATGGTCCTCGAGCTCTGGGGATGCAAGCGGGGGTTTGAGCAAAGAGAAGACCCCCAACTCCAAG AGGCTGAGAAGGATGAAGGATCGCATGAACGAGATGAACAAGTGGTGTGAGCAGGTCATCCGTGAacagcaagaagaagaagatggaggcGCTGAATATAATAATGCCGCAACAAAg GATGATCCTTTGCCAGATTTTGAAGAATCTGTGTTCGTGGAGAGGGTAGGGGAGGGCCTAACCGTTCGTTTCAAGTGTCCCTGTGGCAAAGGCTATCAGATTCTTCTCTCTGGAAGAGACTGTTACTACAAGCTCATGTAG
- the LOC121242756 gene encoding uncharacterized protein LOC121242756 isoform X1 produces the protein MSDPDDSNLLIHQEPPPSLLHVPDIDHDLHDSLEANNFALLRLNSNSNFSSKPDDHLHHHHKACSTCGCTRSFKRRPPSLSSSFQDSLTTTIPSSNSEPTKPKKLFLDQDYLTLLGFSKLSLPPSAPAQTQPPSLPLFHPVLCRSASDPFNSPPSKNAVVLPPMDSLAAESGFPVLNSNPHSPEHARTGVIQVTPPSNSRLPPLPPTLRRSISDPNPSTAKTHPWSSSSGDASGGLSKEKTPNSKKRLRRMKDRMNEMNKWCEQVIREQQEEEDGGAEYNNAATKDDPLPDFEESVFVERVGEGLTVRFKCPCGKGYQILLSGRDCYYKLM, from the exons ATGAGTGATCCCGATGACAGTAACCTTTTAATTCATCAAGAACCACCACCCTCTTTGCTACATGTCCCTGATATTGATCATGATTTGCATGACTCGTTGGAGGCTAACAACTTCGCTTTGCTCCGCCTCAACAGCAACAGCAACTTCAGCTCCAAACCCGACgaccacctccaccaccaccacaaggCTTGCTCCACTTGCGGCTGCACTCGTTCCTTCAAACGCCGCCCTCcctccctttcttcttctttccaagACTCCCTCACCACCACCATCCCCTCCTCCAACTCCGAACCCACCAAGCCCAAGAAGCTCTTCCTCGACCAGGACTACCTCACCCTCCTCGGCTTCTCCAAGCTCTCCCTACCCCCCTCCGCTCCTGCCCAAACCCAACCTCCTTCCCTGCCCCTGTTCCACCCTGTTCTCTGTCGCTCCGCTTCTGACCCTTTCAACTCCCCCCCCTCCAAGAACGCTGTTGTCCTGCCTCCGATGGATTCCCTTGCTGCTGAGTCAGGTTTCCCCGTCCTCAACTCGAACCCTCATTCCCCGGAGCATGCGAGGACTGGTGTCATTCAGGTCACACCGCCGTCGAATTCCCGGTTGCCTCCTCTTCCTCCGACTCTGCGTCGGTCGATTTCGGACCCGAATCCGTCAACGGCGAAGACCCACCCATGGTCCTCGAGCTCTGGGGATGCAAGCGGGGGTTTGAGCAAAGAGAAGACCCCCAACTCCAAG AAGAGGCTGAGAAGGATGAAGGATCGCATGAACGAGATGAACAAGTGGTGTGAGCAGGTCATCCGTGAacagcaagaagaagaagatggaggcGCTGAATATAATAATGCCGCAACAAAg GATGATCCTTTGCCAGATTTTGAAGAATCTGTGTTCGTGGAGAGGGTAGGGGAGGGCCTAACCGTTCGTTTCAAGTGTCCCTGTGGCAAAGGCTATCAGATTCTTCTCTCTGGAAGAGACTGTTACTACAAGCTCATGTAG
- the LOC121242748 gene encoding probable folate-biopterin transporter 9, chloroplastic, which yields MIYPSVSTQKTSATVIPKFHKPPPKLSLSNSMSILCFHRHKPNILNESAKPGTRFRDPITVNPTQFYFKKSVEQKGYEERRGTSSVNSRQVLLLCGFGYWMQGFRCFPWLALNFHMAHYLNMHPSTLQLVQHAGNLPMVAKPLYGLLSDAFYIGGARRIPYVSIGVLLQVLSWGPLALIPVAGESLPTLMACVLLGNLGASITEVAKDALVAEYGKKHKVNGLQSYAFMALAAGGILGNLIGGYYLLKAPSRTMFIVFAILLSLQFGISLTTREESPGLPQPLNGCLARKSLSGIIRKQFSDLITAVSEKSISRPLAWIVASIAVVPILSGSIFCYQMRCLHIDASSIGMSRVISQLVLLSTTVLYNRYWKKVPMRKLIGAVQILYASSLLLDLVLVKQINLRFGIPNQAFALCFSGLAETLAQFRLLPFSVLLASLCPRGCEGSLTSFVASALCLSAMISGFLGVGLASLMGITSSDYSSLPMGILVQFLAALIPLGWIHCIPMAEAVAEKEKKRSMSKRTRRNRRVGRMVFGSVYAYRRERESETQS from the exons ATGATTTACCCATCAGTTTCTACTCAAAAAACCTCTGCAACAGTAATACCAAAATTCCATAAGCCCCCAccaaagctctctctctccaactccATGTCCATCCTTTGTTTCCATCGTCACAAACCTAACATCCTTAACGAATCCGCAAAACCCGGAACCCGTTTCAGAGACCCCATTACTGTGAACCCAACTCAATTCTATTTCAAAAAAAGCGTGGAACAGAAGGGATACGAGGAGAGAAGAGGAACTTCCTCAGTGAATAGCCGGCAAGTGTTGCTTTTGTGTGGGTTTGGCTATTGGATGCAGGGTTTTAGGTGTTTCCCATGGCTCGCTCTCAACTTCCACATGGCTCACTACCTTAACATGCACCCTTCAACATTGCAGCTGGTACAACATGCCGGTAACCTGCCCATGGTTGCTAAGCCTCTCTACGGATTATTGTCGGATGCTTTTTATATTGGTGGCGCTCGAAGAATACCCTATGTTTCCATTGGAG TTCTTTTGCAGGTCTTGTCTTGGGGGCCATTAGCACTAATCCCTGTTGCTGGTGAATCCCTTCCAACTCTCATGGCTTGTGTTCTTCTCGGTAATCTTGGAGCATCCATTACAGAAGTTGCAAAAGATGCTCTTGTTGCAGAGTATGGCAAAAAACACAAAGTAAATGGACTTCAGTCTTATGCATTTATGGCTTTAGCTGCCGGTGGAATTTTAGGCAACTTAATAGGTGGATATTACTTACTGAAAGCACCATCCAGAACCATGTTTATTGTGTTTGCAATTCTACTTTCTCTTCAGTTCGGGATTTCTTTGACAACAAGGGAGGAATCCCCGGGTTTACCACAGCCATTGAATGGCTGTCTTGCCAGGAAATCTTTGTCAGGAATCATCAGGAAACAGTTCTCTGATCTAATAACAGCTGTTAGTGAGAAGAGTATTTCCCGCCCTCTAGCTTGGATTGTAGCTTCTATTGCTGTTGTCCCAATTCTTTCAGGTTCTATCTTTTGCTATCAAATGCGGTGTCTACATATTGATGCTTCAAGCATTGGGATGTCTCGAGTGATTAGCCAGTTGGTTCTTCTTTCAACAACTGTTCTTTATAATCGTTATTGGAAGAAGGTTCCCATGAGGAAACTGATTGGTGCTGTGCAGATTTTGTATGCTTCTTCCCTACTTCTGGACCTTGTTTTAGTAAAACAGATCAATCTTAGATTTGGAATTCCCAATCAGGCGTTTGCTCTATGTTTTTCGGGTTTAGCAGAAACTCTTGCACAATTTCGGCTCCTCCCCTTCTCAGTGCTATTAGCAAGTCTATGTCCCCGGGGTTGTGAAGGATCTCTCACTTCTTTCGTAGCATCAGCCCTCTGTTTATCAGCAATGATAAGTGGATTTTTGGGTGTTGGATTGGCTTCTCTTATGGGAATAACATCCAGTGATTACTCAAGCCTGCCTATGGGAATTCTGGTACAGTTCCTTGCAGCTTTAATTCCTTTAGGATGGATTCATTGCATACCCATGGCAGAAGCTGTTGctgagaaggaaaagaagagaagtatGAGTAAAAGAACTCGAAGAAATAGAAGGGTTGGAAGAATGGTTTTTGGTTCAGTTTATGCTTATCGGCGGGAGAGAGAATCTGAGACACAGAGTTGA
- the LOC121242738 gene encoding pentatricopeptide repeat-containing protein At1g28690, mitochondrial-like, whose protein sequence is MTLFSARKTFALAISRNYASTTVPQLPFTPLLHSLLYAIDCQSLSLSQQCHTQILTHGLGQSPFLATKIVSAYSICGSSTRSRLVFDSVEFKNAYLWNSLINGYLKNRLYNYAFDLFNEMCSSDERPDDYTLATLAKVSAEIGDSIAGKLIHGKSLRIGFLSDMVVANSLMSMYCRCGQCEESRRLFDEMPKRNSGSWNVLIAGYASSWDRSFDKEMWEAVKFMQNDGVKPDGFTVSSLLPVCGSDTGRWDHGRELHCFIVKNVLDSGLGSDVHLGCCLIDMYSRNNKVIMGRRVFDRMRCKNVYVWTAMINGYVQDGASDEAFILFHNMQVKDGIEPNSVSLVSILPACGSHGGLLVGKQIHGFAIRKELDNYLPLCNALIDMYSKCGSLVCARRVFEDDSFCKDVISWSSMISGYGLHGRGKEAVLLYEKMLQLGIKPDMITVVGVLSACGRSGLVTEGFNIYSSVLNVYGIEPTVEMCACVVDLLGRSGQLNQALDFIKSMPLEPGPSVWGALVSASVMHGNSEMQDLAYRCLIQVEPKNPSNYISLSNLYATSRRWDVVAEVRTMMKERGLRKAPGCSWISVNGNTHCFYVADKLHPCSNSIYEMLDYLLLIMTGAGSSPDVEDMI, encoded by the coding sequence ATGACCCTCTTCTCTGCACGCAAGACCTTTGCCCTCGCAATCTCCCGTAATTACGCTTCTACCACCGTCCCCCAGCTGCCCTTCACTCCCCTCCTCCATTCTCTCCTGTATGCAATAGACTGCCAATCCCTGAGCCTCAGCCAACAATGCCAcactcaaattctcacacatggGCTCGGACAAAGCCCTTTCCTTGCCACCAAAATCGTCTCTGCTTACTCTATATGCGGAAGCTCAACTCGGTCAAGGCTCGTTTTCGACTCAGTTGAGTTCAAGAATGCGTACCTATGGAACTCATTGATTAATGGGTATTTGAAAAATCGTTTATATAATTACGCTTTTGATTTGTTCAACGAAATGTGCTCTAGTGATGAAAGGCCGGATGATTACACGCTTGCTACCCTCGCGAAAGTATCTGCCGAGATTGGAGATTCTATTGCTGGGAAACTGATTCATGGGAAGAGTTTGCGAATTGGGTTTCTTTCAGATATGGTTGTTGCCAATTCATTAATGTCAATGTACTGTAGATGTGGCCAATGTGAGGAATCCCGAAgattgtttgatgaaatgccgAAAAGAAATTCAGGTTCTTGGAATGTATTAATAGCGGGATATGCTAGTTCGTGGGATCGCAGTTTTGATAAGGAAATGTGGGAAGCTGTAAAGTTTATGCAGAATGATGGGGTGAAACCCGATGGATTTACAGTTTCGAGCCTGCTGCCTGTTTGTGGCAGTGATACTGGAAGATGGGATCATGGGAGGGAACTTCATTGTTTTATTGTGAAAAATGTATTAGATTCAGGTTTGGGATCGGATGTTCACTTGGGGTGTTGTTTGATAGATATGTACTCGAGGAATAATAAAGTTATCATGGGTAGACGGGTTTTTGACAGAATGAGATGCAAAAATGTTTACGTTTGGACGGCAATGATCAATGGTTATGTTCAGGATGGAGCCTCAGATGAAGCATTCATTCTTTTTCACAATATGCAGGTGAAGGATGGAATAGAGCCCAACAGTGTGTCACTTGTGAGCATCCTTCCTGCTTGTGGCTCACATGGTGGTTTACTTGTGGGGAAACAAATTCATGGGTTCGCAATCAGAAAGGAGTTAGATAATTATCTGCCTTTGTGTAATGCTTTAATTGATATGTATTCCAAGTGTGGAAGTTTAGTTTGTGCAAGGAGAGTTTTTGAGGATGATTCTTTCTGTAAAGATGTAATCTCTTGGAGTTCAATGATTTCTGGGTATGGATTGCATGGAAGGGGAAAGGAGGCTGTCCTCTTATATGAGAAGATGCTCCAGCTTGGGATCAAACCAGACATGATAACAGTAGTAGGGGTTCTTTCTGCATGTGGAAGGTCAGGATTGGTGACTGAAGGCTTTAATATCTATAGCTCCGTGCTAAATGTGTATGGAATTGAACCAACAGTAGAGATGTGTGCTTGTGTGGTTGATTTGCTTGGCAGATCAGGCCAGCTTAATCAAgctttagattttattaaatcaaTGCCCCTTGAACCTGGTCCAAGTGTTTGGGGGGCTCTTGTTAGTGCCTCTGTAATGCATGGGAATTCTGAGATGCAAGATCTGGCTTATAGGTGTCTTATTCAGGTAGAACCGAAGAACCCCTCAAATTATATCTCGCTATCAAATTTATATGCTACTTCTAGGAGATGGGATGTTGTAGCTGAAGTAAGAACAATGATGAAAGAAAGAGGTTTGAGGAAGGCTCCTGGCTGCAGTTGGATTAGCGTTAATGGCAACACCCATTGTTTCTATGTCGCTGATAAACTACATCCTTGCTCCAATTCAATCTATGAGATGCTTGATTACCTACTTCTGATAATGACGGGAGCTGGTTCTTCTCCTGATGTTGAAGATATGATATAG